One genomic segment of Ictalurus punctatus breed USDA103 chromosome 12, Coco_2.0, whole genome shotgun sequence includes these proteins:
- the LOC128634187 gene encoding E3 ubiquitin-protein ligase UBR2-like isoform X1 — protein sequence MCVLLQVLHLIGMALMEEQQQLENIGDDDEVTFNFTLKISRPGEAPGNTPSILALLETLQRAPHLEVHKDMIRWILKMVVSIKTMRECTAAAPPCEGTGHCHKETVWDKDKAERKRKAELCWKKTMAQTLQSQSHFINKYIDLLTQDSEDLDVSASTSAGHGYLSMLVVTQCSL from the exons atgtgtgtgttgctacaGGTGCTGCACTTGATAGGCATGGCTCTGATGGAGGAGCAGCAACAGCTAGAGAACATTGGGGATGACGATGAAGTTACTTTCAACTTCACCCTGAAAATCTCCC GTCCCGGTGAAGCCCCCGGCAACACTCCAAGCATCCTGGCTCTGTTAGAGACCTTGCAGCGCGCGCCTCACTTGGAAGTGCACAAAGACATGATTCGCTGGATCCTTAAA atggtggttagcattaaaacgatgcgcgagtgcacagctgctgcacctccctgtgaaggaactgggcactgtcacaaggag actgtgtgggacaaagacaaagcagagagaaaaaggaaagctgaactgtgctggaaaaagaccatggctcaaacattacagagccagagtcattttatcaataagtacatagatctgctcacgcaggattcagaggatctggacgtctcagcctctacatcagcagGGCATGGGTACCTAAGCATGCTCGTAGTGACGCAGTGTTCTTTATAA
- the LOC128634187 gene encoding E3 ubiquitin-protein ligase UBR2-like isoform X2: protein MEMCILCHEAQEILPDGAVMVLAAFVQRSTVMSENHKRPPHNPESYDPLFMHPDLSFGTHTGSCGHIMHSHCWHRHVLSHGLWITGPARCMCDILKSLRVEH from the exons aTGGAGATGTGTATCCTGTGTCACGAAGCGCAGGAGATCCTACCTGATGGCGCCGTCATGGTGCTCGCTGCCTTTGTCCAACGCTCTACGGTCATGTCCGAGAACCACAAAAGACCCCCTCACAATCCAG AGAGCTATGATCCCCTCTTCATGCACCCTGACCTGTCCTTTGGTACCCATACCGGCAGCTgtggccacatcatgcactctcaCTGCTGGCATAG GCATGTGTTGAGCCATGGCTTATGGATCACAGGACCTGCCCGATGTATGTGTGACATCCTCAAATCCCTCAGAgtagag CACTGa